In one Candidatus Zixiibacteriota bacterium genomic region, the following are encoded:
- a CDS encoding helix-turn-helix domain-containing protein: protein MDTDIMTLEEVAAYLKLKPQTIYTWAQEKRIPAAKLGKEWRFRKSMIDRWFASHIDARFREIIEAGDALGGEGAET from the coding sequence ATGGACACTGACATCATGACGCTCGAAGAAGTCGCCGCGTATCTGAAACTGAAGCCGCAGACGATCTACACGTGGGCACAGGAGAAGCGGATTCCGGCCGCCAAGCTGGGCAAGGAGTGGCGGTTCAGAAAGTCCATGATCGACAGGTGGTTCGCTTCTCATATCGACGCCAGGTTCCGCGAGATCATCGAGGCGGGTGATGCGCTTGGCGGCGAAGGCGCCGAGACCTGA
- a CDS encoding DUF2007 domain-containing protein, which yields MICPKCHAEYREGTYKCADCDVWLVTYLPDKPADADSEPKPELDESEEGELEYQELVTILTTNNLSILLIARSVLDSAGIDYYTQGDALGGIVDSRLLVRESDVEEAVKLLETLPEEGEMGGSEGEAHE from the coding sequence ATGATCTGTCCTAAATGTCACGCCGAGTATCGGGAGGGGACCTATAAGTGCGCCGATTGCGACGTGTGGCTGGTGACCTATCTACCCGACAAACCCGCGGATGCCGACAGTGAGCCTAAGCCAGAGCTCGATGAATCAGAAGAGGGGGAACTGGAATACCAGGAGCTGGTGACAATCCTCACCACCAATAATCTCTCGATCCTGTTGATAGCGCGCTCGGTGCTGGACAGCGCGGGGATCGACTATTACACGCAGGGGGACGCACTGGGCGGGATAGTCGACAGCCGTCTATTGGTGCGCGAAAGCGATGTCGAGGAAGCGGTCAAGCTGTTAGAGACGCTGCCTGAGGAGGGGGAGATGGGGGGAAGCGAAGGAGAAGCACATGAGTGA
- a CDS encoding DUF3788 domain-containing protein — MSEERVRLFDGSKEPNPRQVASFVGARSYKRWKRIGAFIDKNYPGVFSPEWLYGGKKYGWGLRYKKSKSFCTLIPEKNQFRILIVFGGEERAKVEATISELVSHAREDYVAAKTYADGKWLGLLVDSDKVLADVERLLLIKRRPKRG, encoded by the coding sequence ATGAGTGAAGAACGAGTGCGTCTGTTCGACGGGAGCAAGGAGCCAAATCCACGGCAAGTAGCTTCCTTTGTAGGGGCCAGGAGCTACAAGCGCTGGAAGCGGATCGGTGCATTCATCGACAAGAACTATCCGGGAGTATTCTCACCCGAATGGCTCTACGGGGGAAAGAAGTACGGGTGGGGGCTCCGCTATAAGAAGTCGAAGTCCTTTTGCACGCTCATACCGGAGAAGAACCAGTTTCGCATTCTGATCGTGTTTGGAGGCGAGGAACGGGCGAAAGTAGAAGCAACCATTTCCGAACTCGTTTCTCATGCACGAGAAGATTATGTCGCCGCGAAAACATACGCCGACGGCAAGTGGCTTGGACTGCTGGTCGACAGCGACAAGGTGCTGGCCGATGTTGAGCGACTGTTGTTGATCAAGAGGAGGCCGAAGCGGGGGTAA